A genome region from Triticum aestivum cultivar Chinese Spring chromosome 2B, IWGSC CS RefSeq v2.1, whole genome shotgun sequence includes the following:
- the LOC123045451 gene encoding G-type lectin S-receptor-like serine/threonine-protein kinase At2g19130: protein MPLPVLLALLCALHAPASSASTETYSLSPGQSLAGDDKLVSSGGKFALGFIQIPGSESNPSGSGGNNTQLGIWFNLNRVPKLTLVWVANRGGGPVAGAASPELTISGDGNLVIVDRGKVAWSTQADVTANNNNRTVLLLLDTGNLVLRSASNASGVLWQSFDHPTDTLLPGATIGLDKVTGRSRRLVSRKNRIDQAPGLYSMELGRSGVVQMLWDSSVPYWSSGEWNGEYFSSVPGMTARHLFGFTFVNDDREVSFAYHLLDETITMYSFLDVSGQRKVLAWHEATQNWATVYTHPTAQCEVHAACGPFTVCDDNAPPPCSCMKGFSVDSPEDWDLDDRSTSGCRRNTQLNCDSISNGTMVGMSDMFYAMPAVRLPYNPHSTAGHVTGAAQCEQVCLSNCSCTAYSFGSGGCSMWHGGLLNVKQHQIDDASSGDGEILHIRLAAKEFRTRKNNSVVVILGAIGAGLNALGILVLIVVLRRTRRNKRYSETLDKIHGGSGLVSFRYSDLRRATRDFSEKIGAGGFGSVFKGSLNDSTTIAVKRLYGCYQQEKQFRAEVSSIGILHHTNLVKMVGFCCEGDKKLLVYEHMPNSSLDAHLFRSSAKTLNWRTRYQIALGVARGLAYLHESCLDYIIHCDIKPQNILLDALFVPKITDFGMAKLLTRDFSRVMTTTRGTIGYLAPEWISGVAITPKVDVYGYGMVLLEIISGRMNANGECGSSGDDIVYFPIQVARKLLEGNVMSFVDDRLNGDVIVDEVERACKVACWCIQDREFERPTMGKIVQILEGLVEVDTPPMPKLLEAIAGRSHSACT from the coding sequence ATGCCTCTCCCCGTCCTGCTCGCCCTGCTCTGCGCCCTACACGCTCCCGCGAGCTCCGCGTCCACGGAGACGTACTCCCTCTCGCCAGGCCAGTCGCTCGCCGGCGACGACAAGCTCGTCTCCAGCGGCGGCAAGTTCGCGCTCGGCTTCATCCAGATCCCAGGCAGCGAGAGCAACCCCTCCGGCTCCGGCGGCAACAACACTCAACTAGGCATATGGTTCAACCTCAATCGTGTTCCCAAGCTGACACTGGTGTGGGTGGCCAACAGGGGAGGCGGCCCGGTGGCCGGCGCCGCCTCCCCGGAGCTCACgatctccggcgacggcaacctcGTCATCGTGGACCGCGGCAAAGTCGCCTGGTCCACCCAAGCCGACGTCACAGCCAACAACAACAACAGGACGGTCCTCCTTCTCCTGGACACCGGGAACCTCGTCCTGCGCAGCGCCTCCAACGCCTCCGGCGTGCTGTGGCAGAGCTTCGACCACCCCACGGACACTCTGCTCCCCGGCGCCACCATCGGGCTGGACAAGGTCAccggccggagccgccgcctcgtctccaGGAAGAACCGGATCGACCAGGCTCCGGGCCTGTACTCCATGGAGCTGGGACGGAGCGGCGTCGTCCAGATGCTGTGGGACTCGTCCGTGCCGTACTGGTCCAGCGGGGAGTGGAACGGCGAGTACTTCAGCTCTGTGCCGGGGATGACCGCCCGCCACCTGTTTGGCTTCACGTTCGTCAACGACGACCGGGAGGTTTCCTTCGCCTACCACCTGCTCGACGAAACGATCACCATGTACAGCTTCCTGGACGTGTCCGGGCAGAGGAAGGTGTTGGCCTGGCACGAAGCTACGCAGAACTGGGCGACGGTCTACACCCACCCCACCGCGCAGTGCGAGGTACATGCCGCCTGCGGGCCATTTACAGTCTGCGACGACAACGCGCCACCGCCTTGCAGCTGCATGAAGGGATTCTCCGTGGATTCGCCTGAGGATTGGGACCTTGATGATCGAAGCACGAGCGGATGCAGGAGGAACACTCAGCTGAATTGTGATAGCATTAGTAACGGCACCATGGTTGGCATGTCTGACATGTTCTACGCCATGCCGGCCGTCAGATTGCCCTATAATCCCCACAGCACCGCGGGACATGTCACCGGCGCAGCCCAATGCGAGCAGGTCTGTCTGAGCAACTGCTCTTGCACTGCATATTCCTTTGGAAGCGGTGGCTGTTCTATGTGGCATGGTGGATTGCTGAATGTAAAACAACACCAGATTGATGATGCTTCCAGCGGCGATGGGGAAATTCTTCACATCCGCCTCGCGGCAAAAGAGTTCCGGACCCGGAAAAACAACAGTGTAGTTGTCATTTTGGGTGCCATCGGTGCAGGCCTCAACGCTTTGGGTATCTTGGTACTAATCGTAGTGCTACGCAGGACCAGGAGGAACAAAAGGTACAGTGAAACATTAGACAAAATCCATGGTGGTAGTGGGCTTGTTTCATTCAGATACAGCGATTTGCGGCGTGCAACTAGAGATTTCTCGGAGAAGATTGGGGCAGGTGGTTTTGGTTCTGTGTTCAAGGGGTCACTAAATGATTCGACCACTATAGCAGTGAAAAGGCTCTACGGTTGTTATCAACAAGAGAAGCAATTCAGGGCTGAGGTGAGTTCAATTGGAATCCTCCACCATACAAATTTAGTCAAAATGGTTGGTTTTTGTTGTGAGGGCGACAAGAAGCTTCTTGTCTACGAACACATGCCAAATAGTTCCCTTGACGCCCATCTGTTCAGGAGCAGTGCCAAAACTCTGAATTGGAGAACCAGATACCAAATAGCTCTTGGAGTTGCCAGGGGGCTAGCATACTTGCACGAAAGCTGCCTGGACTACATCATACACTGTGATATAAAGCCGCAAAATATACTTCTCGACGCGTTGTTCGTTCCTAAGATCACCGACTTTGGGATGGCAAAGCTTCTCACAAGGGATTTTAGCAGGGTCATGACCACAACCAGGGGCACAATTGGGTACCTCGCTCCTGAATGGATCAGTGGAGTGGCTATCACGCCCAAAGTCGATGTGTACGGATATGGGATGGTGCTATTGGAAATCATATCTGGGAGGATGAACGCGAACGGAGAATGCGGCAGCAGTGGTGATGACATTGTTTATTTCCCCATCCAGGTGGCACGCAAGCTTCTCGAGGGAAATGTCATGAGCTTCGTGGATGATAGGTTAAACGGTGATGTCATCGTCGACGAGGTTGAAAGGGCTTGCAAGGTTGCCTGTTGGTGCATTCAGGACAGGGAGTTTGAACGGCCAACGATGGGCAAGATAGTCCAGATTCTTGAGGGTCTTGTTGAAGTCGACACCCCTCCGATGCCTAAGCTACTCGAAGCTATCGCCGGAAGGTCACACTCAGCATGCACCTAA